Proteins from a single region of Streptococcus oralis:
- a CDS encoding 5'-nucleotidase, lipoprotein e(P4) family gives MKISKVTVTIASTLASVILLTGCGTNSANSQTTQSSTSDNQVTMTYDQLRSRENTMSTLWYQKAAETKALYLQGYNVATDRLKELLKTQTDKPYSIVLDLDETVLDNSPYQAQNVKDGTAFTPENWDVWVKKAAAKAVPGAKDFLQFADQNGVQIYYVSDRTIDQVDDTIKNLENEGIPVQSRDHLMFLEKGVKSKEGRRQAVQEKTNLVMLLGDNLVDFAEFSKTSETERDQKLEELQKEFGEKFIIFPNPMYGSWESTVYNGNKLDAKGQTEERQKNLQGFDK, from the coding sequence ATGAAAATATCCAAAGTTACCGTTACAATTGCTTCTACACTTGCTTCCGTCATTTTACTGACTGGCTGTGGTACAAATTCGGCAAATTCACAGACAACACAAAGTAGTACATCTGATAATCAGGTTACCATGACCTATGATCAGTTGCGTTCAAGAGAAAATACTATGTCAACTCTTTGGTATCAAAAAGCAGCTGAAACCAAGGCACTCTATCTACAAGGTTACAATGTTGCTACCGATCGTTTGAAAGAACTACTAAAAACACAGACAGATAAACCCTACTCTATCGTTTTGGACTTAGACGAAACCGTATTAGACAACAGTCCTTATCAAGCGCAAAATGTCAAAGATGGAACAGCATTTACCCCAGAAAACTGGGATGTCTGGGTAAAAAAAGCCGCAGCCAAGGCTGTACCAGGTGCTAAAGACTTTCTCCAATTTGCAGACCAAAACGGTGTCCAAATTTACTATGTATCTGACCGCACGATAGATCAGGTAGATGATACGATCAAAAACCTAGAAAATGAAGGAATTCCTGTACAAAGCCGCGATCATCTCATGTTCTTAGAAAAAGGTGTCAAATCTAAAGAAGGTCGTAGACAAGCAGTCCAAGAAAAAACCAACTTAGTTATGCTACTAGGAGACAATCTTGTGGACTTTGCAGAGTTTTCAAAGACCTCTGAAACTGAGCGCGACCAAAAATTAGAGGAATTACAAAAAGAGTTTGGTGAGAAATTCATCATTTTCCCTAACCCAATGTACGGATCATGGGAAAGCACTGTCTACAATGGTAATAAATTGGATGCCAAGGGTCAAACTGAAGAGCGCCAAAAAAACTTACAAGGTTTTGATAAATAA
- a CDS encoding uroporphyrinogen decarboxylase family protein: MASKRDLVFRAIRGDEVERVPVGFWFHFVTLEEKGQGLNNPRIFQKSVDGHRNYVERIRPDFVKIMSDGFFLYPSNVYNPKIASIQELTSIESIGEEHPWIQQQVEVVQAIRETFTEEIASFYNIFSPISYLKRWFRTETSRGDREVADLLLENTEQFRAILDVIAGDIAILTQKIIQQGGVDGIYLSTQEIQDERITPALYQTYIEPSNIAILEAANRVGGTNILHICGFEGASNDVTIFKDYPAQVVNWATHHEDVSLTQGQELFPGKAVLGGFENGKKSLLYQGSKAELQNETRRLLAEAGSKGVLLGADCTVPDDFDLERLDWIRQAAVL, from the coding sequence ATGGCAAGTAAAAGAGATCTAGTCTTTAGAGCGATTCGAGGCGATGAAGTGGAAAGAGTTCCTGTGGGATTTTGGTTTCATTTTGTAACACTCGAAGAAAAGGGACAGGGATTAAATAATCCACGTATCTTTCAAAAAAGTGTTGATGGGCATCGCAACTATGTGGAAAGGATTCGTCCTGATTTTGTCAAAATTATGAGCGACGGTTTTTTCCTTTATCCAAGTAATGTCTATAATCCTAAGATTGCAAGCATTCAGGAGCTGACTTCTATTGAGTCGATTGGTGAGGAACACCCATGGATTCAGCAACAGGTGGAAGTGGTACAAGCGATTCGAGAGACCTTTACCGAAGAGATTGCTTCTTTCTACAATATCTTTTCACCGATCTCCTACCTCAAGCGCTGGTTCCGTACAGAAACTTCTCGAGGAGATAGGGAAGTAGCTGATTTATTGCTTGAAAATACTGAGCAATTCAGAGCGATTCTAGATGTGATTGCAGGAGATATTGCTATCCTAACTCAGAAAATCATCCAGCAAGGCGGTGTTGATGGAATTTACCTCAGCACCCAGGAAATTCAAGATGAGCGCATCACACCAGCACTCTACCAAACCTATATCGAACCGAGCAATATAGCGATTTTGGAGGCAGCCAATCGGGTTGGTGGGACCAATATCCTCCATATCTGTGGTTTTGAAGGTGCGAGTAATGATGTGACGATATTTAAGGACTATCCAGCGCAAGTGGTCAACTGGGCGACCCACCATGAGGATGTTAGTTTGACACAGGGGCAAGAGCTGTTTCCAGGAAAGGCTGTTTTAGGTGGATTTGAAAATGGCAAGAAAAGTTTGCTTTATCAAGGTTCCAAGGCGGAATTGCAAAATGAAACAAGACGGTTACTGGCTGAAGCGGGTAGTAAAGGCGTTCTTCTGGGAGCTGACTGTACTGTTCCAGATGACTTTGATTTAGAGAGATTGGACTGGATTCGGCAGGCAGCGGTTCTCTAA
- a CDS encoding DUF1643 domain-containing protein, translated as MEKSAILSTDRKYRYVLTRIWDETKPTVVFIGLNPSIADEETDDQTIQKCIGYSKRWRYGELII; from the coding sequence ATGGAGAAGAGTGCTATTTTATCAACTGATAGAAAGTATAGATATGTTCTCACACGAATTTGGGATGAAACAAAACCAACAGTGGTATTTATTGGGTTAAATCCTTCGATAGCTGATGAGGAGACGGATGATCAGACTATTCAAAAATGTATAGGTTACTCCAAAAGATGGAGATATGGTGAATTAATCATTTAG
- a CDS encoding amino acid ABC transporter permease, whose protein sequence is MDLDYIVKTFLETLKGVPITLIIMIVAMVLSFLPALFLALGQIYKVRGVRSFSLVYLAFIRATPPILLILFFYSLFPSLLNQFLKSIGSDFDIFKLDPLYYAFIIYSLMTVGSLSEILRSAILTVDKGQLEAAHAIGLTTTQAYLRIVFPQALRSALPNLANLVINIVKGTSLVFVMTIKDITAIARVEASYGYQYFESYFVIFLQYILICGLIQWGFSLLEKGYVKKEKSAKASSARFV, encoded by the coding sequence ATGGATTTAGACTATATTGTAAAGACCTTTCTGGAGACCTTGAAGGGTGTGCCAATCACCTTGATTATCATGATTGTGGCTATGGTCTTAAGCTTTTTACCGGCTCTATTTTTGGCCTTGGGGCAGATTTACAAGGTTCGAGGGGTGAGGAGTTTTTCTCTGGTCTATCTGGCCTTTATCCGAGCGACTCCTCCGATTTTATTGATTCTCTTCTTTTATAGTTTGTTTCCAAGCCTGCTGAATCAATTTCTCAAAAGTATAGGAAGTGACTTTGATATTTTCAAACTTGATCCTCTCTACTATGCTTTTATCATTTATAGTTTGATGACAGTCGGGAGTTTGTCGGAGATTTTGCGTTCAGCTATCTTGACGGTGGACAAGGGACAACTAGAGGCAGCGCATGCGATTGGGCTGACTACGACCCAGGCCTATCTAAGGATTGTTTTTCCTCAAGCCTTGCGCTCAGCCTTGCCTAACTTGGCCAATCTGGTGATCAATATCGTCAAAGGGACCTCCCTGGTCTTTGTTATGACCATCAAGGACATCACCGCTATTGCTCGTGTGGAAGCGTCCTACGGTTACCAGTATTTTGAGTCTTATTTTGTGATCTTTTTGCAGTATATTTTGATCTGTGGTTTGATTCAGTGGGGCTTCTCCCTACTGGAAAAAGGCTATGTGAAAAAAGAAAAGAGTGCAAAAGCATCTAGCGCGCGTTTTGTATAG
- a CDS encoding transporter substrate-binding domain-containing protein translates to MSKKAWIIGGVAVVAVIGATIIGRSLAGAPAKEGETASSAEVITLKVAHTQNYVPYDFVNEKGESDGYEVAVLKAVDEKLANYQFEYTGTSDDDLLIGLESGKYDIGTKGAWYTEERAKKFVIPSEPVGASIIGFTVRKEDEQKYKTIDDFAKNKGKLVPISPQNAQWNVITSYNEKHQDAPIELTAAESFKVADAYAWVLEGRYDAFFDIKLSFEKAVTAEDGPYHQYADKLSWFPYKGIPTYPLIHRDEKGEKFAKEYEKAIKELKEDGTLAKLSQQYFKEDVFSYVDKD, encoded by the coding sequence ATGAGTAAAAAAGCATGGATTATCGGTGGTGTAGCAGTTGTTGCAGTAATTGGGGCAACGATTATCGGGAGAAGTTTAGCTGGCGCTCCAGCCAAGGAGGGAGAAACGGCTTCGTCTGCTGAAGTCATAACCTTGAAGGTTGCCCATACACAAAACTATGTGCCATATGATTTTGTCAATGAAAAAGGGGAATCAGATGGTTATGAAGTAGCTGTTTTGAAGGCTGTTGATGAAAAGTTGGCAAACTATCAATTTGAATATACGGGTACCAGTGATGACGACCTTTTGATTGGTCTGGAATCAGGCAAGTATGACATTGGAACCAAGGGAGCTTGGTACACAGAAGAACGAGCTAAAAAGTTTGTCATTCCATCTGAACCAGTCGGAGCGAGCATCATCGGATTTACTGTCAGAAAAGAAGATGAACAGAAATACAAAACCATTGATGACTTTGCTAAGAATAAAGGGAAATTGGTTCCTATCTCTCCACAGAATGCTCAATGGAATGTCATCACCAGCTACAATGAAAAACATCAGGACGCACCGATTGAGCTAACAGCAGCGGAATCCTTCAAAGTGGCAGATGCCTATGCCTGGGTCTTGGAAGGACGTTATGACGCCTTCTTTGATATCAAACTGTCCTTTGAAAAAGCAGTTACCGCAGAAGATGGCCCTTACCACCAATATGCGGACAAACTCAGCTGGTTCCCATACAAGGGTATTCCAACTTATCCCTTGATTCACCGTGATGAAAAGGGTGAGAAATTCGCTAAAGAATACGAAAAAGCAATCAAAGAGTTGAAAGAAGATGGTACGCTTGCTAAGCTATCTCAGCAATACTTTAAAGAAGATGTCTTTAGTTATGTAGACAAAGACTAG
- a CDS encoding pullulanase: MKKIPSQTEKKMIYGIRSLKNGTGSVLIGASIVLLSAAMPTISANENLPQTQENTSAVTKAPTETETSQTQKETPISEQKNANASLDSKKEAPAAETTTAPETPKIEDATTSQANSKEEKVDASISTPSSDQKPQADTSSEEPIADNHFRIHVKKLPEENKDSQGLWTWDDVEKPSENWPNGAKSFKDAKQDDYGYYLDVKLKNEQAKKVSFLINNTKGDNLTGDRSVERLSPKMNEAWLDENYKVYNYRPQPAGTIRVNYYRTDGNYDKKSLWYWGDVKKPSSGEWPDGTDFTATGKYGRYIDIPLNEAAREFGFLLLDESKKGDDVKIRKEDYKFTDLKNHSQIFLKDDDETIYTNPYYVHDIRMTGAQHVAKSRIESSFSTLVGAKKDDILKHSSITDYQGNKVAITDVEVDEAGKKVTYIGNFSDTQHLYTVSYNSDRFTTRSSWRLKDESYSYDGPLGATLKEDGKRVDLTLWSPSADKVSVVVYDKKDPEKVVGTVALEKGEKGTWKQTLDANSGLGISNYTGYYYHYQIERQGKTVLVLDPYAKSLAAWNSDLAKTDAAHKVAKAAFVDPAKLGPQDLTYGKIRNFKSREDAVIYEAHVRDFTSDPAIAKDLTKPFGTFEAFIEKLDYLKDLGVTHIQLLPVLSYYFVNELKNQERLSAYASSNSNYNWGYDPQNYFSLTGMYSSDPKDPEKRIAEFKNLINEIHKRGMGAILDVVYNHTANVDIFEDIEPNYYHFMDADGTPRTSFGGGRLGTTHYMSKRVLVDSIKYLVETYKVDGFRFDMMGDHDAASIEEAYKAARALNPNLIMLGEGWKTYTGDENAPVQPADQDWMKKTDTVAVFSDDIRNNLKSGYPNEGQPAFITGGKRDINTIFKNLIAQPTNFEADSPGDVIQYIAAHDNLTLFDIIAQSIKKDPSKAENYAEIHRRLRLGNLMVLTAQGTPFIHSGQEYGRTKQFLDPAYKTPVPEDKVPNKSHLLRDKDGKPFVYPYFIHDSYDSSDAVNKFDWTKATDGKAYPENVKSRDYMKGLIALRQSTDAFRLKSLQDIKERVHLITVPGQNGVEKEDVTIGYQITAPNGDVYAVFVNADDKAREFTLGTAFAHLRKAEVLADENQAGPVGIVKPQGLEWTEKGLKLNALTAVVLRLSQGGAIVAPAVEEKPEFDLSSLEVEPEQGQAQNLAANPETQETAAEAHSQNLLPNTGTESKSLLALAGFSILALLGLGWLIKNKKKK; encoded by the coding sequence ATGAAAAAGATCCCATCTCAAACTGAGAAAAAAATGATTTACGGTATCCGTTCCTTGAAGAACGGAACTGGTTCTGTCCTTATTGGTGCCAGCATTGTCCTGCTTTCTGCTGCAATGCCAACTATTTCGGCCAACGAAAACCTGCCTCAAACTCAGGAAAATACCAGCGCTGTGACCAAGGCCCCTACTGAGACTGAAACGAGTCAAACTCAAAAGGAAACGCCTATTTCTGAACAAAAGAATGCAAACGCTTCCCTTGATTCTAAAAAGGAAGCTCCAGCTGCGGAAACTACTACAGCACCAGAAACACCTAAAATAGAAGATGCTACTACAAGCCAAGCTAACAGCAAAGAAGAGAAAGTAGATGCCAGCATTTCGACGCCAAGTTCTGATCAAAAACCACAAGCAGACACTAGTTCTGAAGAACCCATCGCAGACAACCACTTCCGCATCCATGTAAAAAAACTCCCTGAAGAAAACAAGGATTCTCAAGGTCTTTGGACTTGGGATGATGTTGAAAAACCGTCTGAAAACTGGCCCAATGGAGCCAAGTCCTTCAAGGATGCCAAGCAAGATGACTACGGCTATTACCTAGATGTCAAACTCAAAAATGAGCAAGCCAAGAAAGTCAGCTTCCTTATCAACAATACCAAGGGAGATAACCTGACAGGGGACCGTTCGGTAGAGCGCCTCTCTCCAAAAATGAATGAGGCTTGGCTAGATGAAAACTACAAGGTATACAACTACCGTCCTCAGCCAGCAGGAACTATTCGTGTCAACTACTATCGCACCGACGGGAACTATGACAAAAAATCTCTCTGGTATTGGGGCGATGTCAAAAAACCAAGCAGTGGAGAATGGCCTGACGGTACTGACTTTACCGCAACTGGAAAGTATGGCCGCTACATTGATATCCCACTCAATGAAGCTGCTAGAGAATTTGGATTTTTATTACTAGACGAAAGCAAGAAAGGCGATGATGTGAAAATCAGAAAAGAAGATTATAAATTCACTGATCTAAAAAATCACAGTCAGATTTTCCTCAAAGATGATGACGAAACCATCTACACCAACCCCTACTACGTTCACGATATCCGTATGACTGGTGCCCAACACGTGGCTAAATCTCGTATCGAAAGCAGTTTTTCTACCCTCGTTGGAGCTAAGAAAGACGATATCCTCAAACACTCCAGCATCACTGATTACCAAGGGAATAAAGTAGCTATCACAGACGTGGAAGTGGATGAGGCAGGTAAAAAAGTGACCTACATCGGCAACTTCTCTGACACCCAACACCTGTACACTGTCAGCTACAATTCAGACCGTTTTACCACACGTTCAAGCTGGCGCCTCAAGGATGAGTCCTACAGTTACGATGGTCCACTCGGCGCAACTCTAAAAGAAGATGGAAAGCGTGTTGACCTCACCCTCTGGTCTCCAAGCGCTGATAAGGTTTCCGTTGTCGTATATGACAAGAAAGATCCTGAAAAAGTAGTTGGAACTGTCGCCCTTGAAAAAGGAGAAAAAGGAACCTGGAAACAAACTCTGGATGCAAACTCTGGTCTCGGTATCAGCAACTACACTGGCTACTACTACCACTACCAAATCGAGCGCCAAGGTAAAACTGTCCTCGTTCTTGACCCTTATGCCAAATCATTAGCGGCTTGGAACAGTGACCTAGCAAAAACAGATGCCGCTCATAAGGTCGCTAAGGCTGCCTTTGTCGATCCAGCGAAGTTAGGTCCGCAAGACTTGACCTATGGAAAGATTCGTAACTTCAAATCACGCGAAGATGCCGTTATCTATGAAGCTCATGTACGTGACTTCACTTCGGATCCTGCCATCGCAAAAGACTTGACCAAGCCATTCGGTACCTTTGAAGCCTTTATCGAAAAATTAGACTATCTCAAAGACTTAGGTGTGACCCACATCCAACTCCTTCCAGTCTTGTCCTACTACTTTGTCAATGAATTGAAGAACCAAGAACGCTTGTCTGCCTATGCTTCAAGCAACAGTAACTACAACTGGGGATATGACCCTCAAAACTACTTCTCCTTGACTGGTATGTACTCAAGCGATCCTAAGGATCCAGAAAAACGTATCGCTGAATTCAAAAACCTCATCAACGAAATCCACAAACGTGGCATGGGGGCTATCTTGGATGTGGTCTACAACCATACTGCCAATGTTGATATTTTTGAGGATATTGAGCCAAACTACTATCACTTTATGGACGCAGACGGAACTCCACGTACTAGCTTCGGAGGCGGTCGTTTGGGAACAACCCACTACATGTCTAAGCGTGTCTTGGTAGACTCTATCAAGTATCTAGTTGAAACCTACAAAGTAGATGGTTTCCGCTTTGATATGATGGGTGACCACGATGCGGCTTCAATCGAAGAAGCGTACAAAGCTGCACGCGCCCTCAATCCAAATCTTATCATGCTAGGTGAAGGCTGGAAAACCTATACTGGTGATGAAAATGCACCTGTACAACCTGCTGACCAAGATTGGATGAAGAAAACAGATACTGTCGCAGTCTTTTCAGACGACATCCGTAACAACCTCAAGTCTGGCTATCCAAACGAAGGTCAACCTGCCTTTATCACAGGTGGCAAGCGAGATATCAACACTATCTTTAAAAATCTGATTGCTCAACCAACTAACTTTGAAGCAGACAGCCCTGGAGATGTTATCCAGTATATCGCAGCCCATGATAACTTGACCCTCTTTGACATCATTGCCCAGTCGATCAAAAAAGACCCAAGCAAGGCTGAAAACTACGCTGAGATCCATCGTCGTTTGCGACTTGGAAACCTCATGGTCTTGACTGCTCAAGGAACTCCGTTTATCCACTCTGGGCAGGAATATGGACGTACCAAACAATTCCTTGATCCAGCCTATAAGACTCCTGTTCCTGAAGATAAGGTTCCAAACAAGTCTCACTTGTTGCGCGACAAGGACGGCAAGCCATTTGTCTATCCTTACTTTATCCATGACTCTTACGACTCTAGTGATGCTGTCAACAAGTTTGATTGGACCAAAGCAACTGACGGCAAAGCATATCCCGAAAATGTCAAGAGCCGTGACTACATGAAAGGTCTGATCGCCCTTCGTCAATCGACTGACGCCTTCCGACTCAAGAGTCTACAAGATATCAAAGAACGCGTCCACCTCATCACTGTGCCAGGACAAAATGGCGTTGAAAAAGAAGATGTGACCATCGGCTACCAAATCACTGCTCCAAACGGTGATGTCTACGCTGTCTTTGTCAATGCGGATGATAAGGCTCGTGAATTTACTCTAGGAACTGCCTTTGCTCACTTGAGAAAGGCTGAAGTCCTGGCAGATGAAAATCAAGCCGGACCAGTAGGAATCGTTAAACCTCAAGGTCTCGAATGGACTGAAAAAGGCTTGAAATTGAACGCTCTCACTGCCGTTGTTCTCCGCTTGTCTCAAGGTGGTGCCATTGTCGCTCCAGCTGTGGAAGAAAAACCAGAATTTGATCTTTCTAGCTTGGAAGTTGAACCAGAACAAGGTCAAGCTCAAAACCTAGCAGCCAATCCTGAAACTCAAGAAACTGCTGCAGAGGCTCACTCTCAGAACCTCCTTCCAAACACAGGAACTGAGAGCAAATCCCTCCTTGCCCTTGCTGGATTCAGCATCCTTGCCCTTCTCGGACTTGGATGGTTGATAAAAAACAAGAAAAAGAAATAA
- a CDS encoding uroporphyrinogen decarboxylase family protein encodes MSEKKEWVLKAFKGEKVDRVPVGFWHHFTSEDEWLQGFSNPVIIEKNIEGHKRFIRGVQPDFIKLMSDGYFAYPNPAIAKGKSLQELATIQPLGPDHAWIKEQVALVQKIKQEFTEDIVAIYNIFAPVTYLKWLLGEVSGGDDLIADFLVEDPKALKKVLDVIAEDIASLSRAVIEEAGADGIYLSVQSIQDQRVSAADYQAVIAPSEITVLEAASAVGGVTVLHICGYEGARNDIHLFADYPAQVFNWAVGPEGITLKEGRKIFKGRTVLGGFENGKTGLLYTGSKDAIQAEAKKLVAEAGEQGLVLGADCTIPSDIAVERIQWVREALEN; translated from the coding sequence ATGTCAGAAAAAAAAGAATGGGTTTTAAAAGCATTTAAAGGTGAAAAGGTTGATCGTGTGCCAGTTGGTTTTTGGCACCATTTCACATCAGAAGACGAATGGTTACAAGGATTCTCAAATCCAGTCATTATCGAGAAGAATATCGAGGGGCATAAGCGCTTTATCCGAGGAGTTCAGCCAGACTTTATCAAACTCATGAGTGATGGCTACTTTGCTTATCCAAATCCAGCGATTGCCAAAGGAAAATCACTTCAAGAATTGGCGACCATTCAACCACTCGGACCAGATCACGCTTGGATAAAAGAGCAGGTGGCCTTGGTTCAGAAAATCAAGCAAGAGTTCACAGAAGATATCGTTGCGATTTACAATATTTTTGCTCCTGTGACCTATCTCAAGTGGCTGCTTGGGGAAGTGTCTGGTGGCGATGACCTTATTGCAGACTTTCTGGTGGAAGATCCTAAAGCCCTTAAAAAGGTGTTGGATGTGATTGCAGAGGATATTGCGAGTCTCAGTCGAGCTGTCATCGAAGAGGCTGGTGCTGACGGAATCTACCTCAGCGTGCAAAGTATCCAAGATCAACGAGTGTCGGCAGCAGATTATCAAGCCGTCATTGCACCTAGCGAGATAACGGTTCTGGAAGCAGCTAGTGCTGTTGGTGGTGTCACTGTTCTTCATATCTGTGGCTACGAGGGAGCGCGAAATGATATTCACCTTTTTGCAGACTATCCAGCCCAAGTCTTTAACTGGGCTGTAGGACCAGAGGGAATCACTCTCAAGGAAGGTCGTAAGATTTTCAAGGGACGTACGGTTCTTGGAGGATTCGAAAATGGTAAGACAGGCTTGCTGTATACTGGTAGCAAGGACGCCATTCAGGCTGAGGCAAAGAAACTAGTTGCAGAAGCTGGGGAACAGGGCTTGGTACTTGGGGCAGATTGTACCATTCCAAGTGATATCGCAGTTGAACGTATCCAGTGGGTGAGAGAAGCGCTTGAAAACTAA
- a CDS encoding amino acid ABC transporter ATP-binding protein, with protein MLQVEHIAKTFGERQVLEDVNLQVNQGDVVVILGPSGSGKTTFLRCLNHLEKADSGRLALAGKTYDLAKLSKKDILEIRQKTAFVFQHYNLFANKTALENILEGLIVARKVPKEEALKRAESALEKVGLLAYKDYYPSQLSGGQQQRIGIARAIAVKPEVILLDEPTSALDPELVGDVLDVLKQLAGEGVTMVVVTHEMGFARDVANHVIFMDGGRIVEENNPHDFFSRPQEERTKQFLARILSDATYSVEYMI; from the coding sequence ATGTTACAAGTAGAACATATCGCAAAAACATTTGGAGAGAGACAGGTCTTGGAGGATGTCAATCTCCAGGTCAACCAAGGGGATGTAGTCGTTATCTTAGGACCATCGGGTTCGGGGAAAACGACCTTTCTCCGTTGTCTCAACCACTTAGAAAAAGCTGATAGCGGCCGTTTGGCATTGGCAGGAAAGACCTATGACTTAGCCAAATTAAGCAAGAAAGACATTCTAGAAATTCGCCAAAAAACAGCCTTTGTTTTCCAACACTACAATCTCTTTGCAAATAAAACTGCTCTGGAAAATATTCTAGAAGGTCTAATCGTCGCTCGTAAAGTTCCCAAGGAAGAAGCGCTCAAACGTGCAGAATCTGCCTTGGAAAAAGTTGGTTTACTGGCCTACAAAGACTACTACCCTTCTCAGCTATCTGGAGGGCAACAACAACGAATAGGAATTGCGCGTGCCATTGCCGTTAAGCCCGAGGTCATTTTGCTAGATGAACCAACATCGGCACTAGACCCTGAGTTGGTTGGAGATGTTTTGGATGTTCTGAAACAGTTGGCGGGAGAAGGTGTGACCATGGTGGTCGTCACGCATGAGATGGGATTTGCTAGGGATGTCGCTAACCACGTTATTTTCATGGATGGAGGCCGTATCGTAGAGGAGAACAATCCCCACGATTTCTTTAGTCGTCCGCAGGAAGAACGAACCAAGCAGTTTCTAGCTCGTATCTTATCAGATGCCACCTATAGCGTAGAATATATGATTTGA
- a CDS encoding amino acid ABC transporter permease, which yields MVSYDFSKVFQFLPTLWQALPMTLSILFFTTLLGSLFGGLLAWGQVGEDKSFAAISKGYIFTLRCTPPIVLLFLVFYGLPEFLKWWLGLDINNWSKTIFVLLTMILLFAAIIAEVFKAAYQAIPKGQTEAGLSIGLTPSQTFWRIIFPQAFQVALPNITTAILNLMRDAALAYTIGFVDVMGAGNLLISRNLGNYSLETYTAVALLYWGIALVISSLSRLLEKSLETKGR from the coding sequence ATGGTTTCTTATGATTTTTCCAAGGTCTTTCAGTTTTTGCCGACCTTATGGCAGGCACTTCCTATGACCTTGTCCATTCTCTTTTTTACCACTCTTCTTGGTTCCCTTTTTGGAGGTCTCTTGGCCTGGGGGCAAGTAGGAGAAGACAAGAGTTTTGCAGCGATTTCCAAAGGCTATATCTTTACCCTTCGTTGTACACCGCCGATTGTCTTGCTTTTTCTAGTTTTTTATGGCTTGCCAGAATTTCTGAAATGGTGGCTTGGTTTGGATATCAACAACTGGTCTAAAACTATTTTTGTTCTCCTGACGATGATTCTCCTGTTTGCGGCTATTATTGCCGAGGTTTTCAAGGCGGCCTATCAAGCTATTCCAAAGGGGCAGACAGAGGCCGGGCTTAGTATTGGTTTGACTCCAAGTCAGACTTTTTGGAGAATCATTTTTCCTCAAGCTTTTCAAGTTGCTCTTCCCAACATAACGACTGCTATTCTCAATCTCATGCGGGATGCTGCCTTGGCTTATACGATTGGTTTTGTTGATGTCATGGGGGCAGGCAATCTCTTGATCAGTCGCAATTTAGGGAACTACTCGCTGGAAACCTATACTGCAGTTGCGCTTCTTTATTGGGGGATTGCCTTGGTTATTTCTAGCTTGAGTCGTTTACTTGAGAAGTCTTTGGAAACAAAAGGGAGGTAA